The Cryobacterium sp. SO1 genomic sequence GGCAAGTCCGCGGTCAATCAGTTGGGCCAGAATCGTTGATTCTCTCACCAGCAAAGAGGTTCGAGCGCCGCTGGCGGGCGTGAATGTGTGCGATCCCGGCGCCGAGGGTGCGATTCCAACGCTGCGGCCAACTCCTTTTCGACCTGTCTTGGCACCGTGCTGAAGGTCGGCGAGCGAACCTTGCTCTCTGGCGGTGCGGCGGTGCCACGTCACCCACTGGCCTACGTCCATCAGGGTGTACCTGGTGGACACTTGCCCCTACCGCGTTAGACCGCGTAAAATGAAGTACTCACAAGGTGTCATTTGACAGTAGTGCGCGGAGGTCTAAGACGTGACTAAACAGCGTTCGACCGTCAGATCAGGAAGGGTCTACGGCTACGCACGCGTGAGCTCGACTGATCAGAACCTGGACCGCCAGCGCGACGCGCTGGACGGCGTTGACGTGCTCGTCGAAGAAAAGGTGTCAGGAAAAAACCGCGACGACCGGGAGAAGCTGCGAACGCTTATGGCCTTCGCGCAGCCCGGCGACACGATACGCGTCAAGAGCATAGATCGTCTCGCGAGAAACACCCGAGACCTGCTCGCGATCATCGACGAGATGCTCGGCAAAGAAGTCGCGGTCGATTTCGTAGACACGCCTCAGCTAAGCGTCTCGACGAAGGAGGGCCGGGCGATGATCACGATCTTCGCAGCGTTCGCCGAGCTGGAACGTGAATCCATCCGAGAGCGGCAACTTGAGGGCATCGCACTAGCAAAGGCCGCTGGTAAGTACGAGAAGTCACCGAAGCTCTCGCCGGAACAGATCTCCTTAGCCCGGGAATGCGTCAACAGCGGCGTCGCGAAGTCCCGGGTAGCCAGAGACCTGAGCGTGTCCCGTCAGACCCTTCATTCGGCGCTCAGCGGCGTCGGGAAGTATGCCCAGCTAGTGGGGGGCATAGCGCCGTGATCGATGTTGGTTCTGCCGACGGCAACTACCGCACCTGCCCTGAGTGCGGCCGCGACTGCGAACCCGTGCCATTCGGGACGACCAGCGACGGCATCCGAATATCGTTCATCTGCCCCCTGCATGGCGTTCACAGATCGACCCCTTCGAGGATCGCCGCTGACGCATGACGACCGCCATCTCGACGCGGGGGCGGCAGCGTAGGCGCATCACCGTCGGCGAGGATCAACCCGCCGAATGAACGGATGCCTCAGTAGCTGTTGACGCCCTGCTGACTCGTCCAAGCTCGCAAGCTCTTGGCAATGTGATGCAAGCCATGGACATCGGTGCGGATAGTACCTAGCGGGAGTTTCCTAGCTAGCCTCGGTCAGAGTTCCAGAAGTGCTGGTCAACTCTGGTTTTGGCGGCTGGGTTGTGTATGACCTAACTTTTCTTCGGGGCCCACTGGTCGAGGTTGAAGATCTCGGCGAGTTGGTCCTGGGTGGGGGTCGTCGTGGTGAGCATTCGGCGCGCTTTGGGACGCCCACCGGTCGAGGAGTAGATCATGAGGGTCTCTTGGATCTTCTCGAGCTGGTCGAGGAGCTCCCGGACCGAGAGGTGCAGGCCTGCCTGCTCTGTTTGGCGTCGCATGAGGTGCGCGATTTGCAGTGCCAGGACACAGGTGAAGGTGTGCACGCGGATGTTGTGCTCGGTCCAGTGATGCATGGGCGAGAACGACACCACGTGGGGGTCTTTGAGCTGGCGGAAACTGAACTCCGCGTCAGATTGTGATCGGTAGGCTGCCACGACATCAGCGATCGGCCACTCGTCCTGGTCGGTGACGAGGACGCGCTTGCCAAACACCTCTGTCTCCAACGCGAGGCGGGCGTCATCATCGACCGTGAACGTGAGCTGATGCGTGGCTGGCGTGCTGCCGGTCAGGTCCCAGTTCAGGACGCGGCGAACCCAGGAGTCGTGGGTGATGCTTCGGATTTCCTCGGTGACTTGGTCGGTGCTGCGCCGGGTTTTCCCACGCGCCAGCGTCGCGGCGAGTTCAGTCAGGAGGCCGTGGGCTTTGTGGAGGGTTTGCACGAATCCGACGGCTTGTTTGTCGTGCAGGGTCGGGGAGTGCGTGAGAATCACACGCCGTTCAGAGCCGTAAACCGTTCGGCGGGTCTCGACCGCGCTGAGCCCGCCGAATCGGGCCTTATCGACGACGCGGCGCTCGCTCGCGGGCAGGGCAAGCAGATCGGCGACGACGGATGGTGGGATGGACCCCACGAAAGAGAGACCGGTGGCGGTGACGTGGGCGAAGTTGCTCAGAGAGTTTTGGCCGGCGTCGAAGACGACCGTCATCTCTGCTGGCGCCACTCGTCCGGCTTGGGCAGCGAGGGCTGCATGGCGGGCGCTGAGGAGGTCGATCATCAGTGGGAACTGGGTCACGTCGGGCCGGTTTCCGGGGTAAGCGTGGGCGACCAGAGGCACGCCGCCATCACGGGTGACGACTAAACCCAGACCGACCAGGCGCAGGTCGGTGCGTTTCTGCTTCGCTTTGCCGCGCTGAGCGATGGGCGCCTTGTCGTTAGCGGAATCGATGTAGGTCGCGAAGTTGGTCATATCCAACGCCAACGCCGAAATATCCAGGTCGAACGTGGTGATCATCGCCACCGCGAGTCGCTGCTCAATCTCAGCGAGCTGGTCCCCGGTGACTTTATGCATCGCGTCCCAGAACCGACGATGATCCAACACGCCAGCCGGCACCTTCGTGAACCGGTCCGCGGCGGTGCTTTTCCACCACTCCGCAAAGCCCAGCTTCGACGTCGGGGCCACGACCCTGTTCAGCGCAGCCAGCACCAGATAGGTCCCCACTGACGCTCCCGCGTCACTGCGGCGCGCGCCGACGACATCGTCGATGATCCCAGCCACGTCGAGCCGGTTCAGAATCTCCCAGACCGCGGCCGTGTCTCCAAAGCCCAGGTGCTGCGACTTCGACGGCAACGATTTGGCCTCGCGCCCGTCATGCAACGCCGCAATATCGGCCGCTGACCCCAGATAGCGTTCGGAGACCATCTTGGGCTTGCCGTCGACACGGGCCATCTCCCTCAAGTACCAGTACGGCTTCCCATTGATGGTCTTCTTATACAAACTAGCCATACTTTAGGTCATACGCTCTCACGGACCAAAAGTCACGCCACCACGCCGAAGAACGCCAGACCAACACCGGAATTCAATTCGGCGCAGTCTGGCGTCCCTGAGATAGCTAGGAAACTCCCGCTAGGCCCTCCTGAGGGTCAATCTCAAACGACTCAATGATCTCCCTCTTGAGCCGGTCTCGATAGCGCAGTGTCGCGGTGAACGGACGCGTAGGTGCCGAATCGCTGGTCATCCGCGCGTGCATTTTGCGTGATGAATCCAAGTACGTACGAACCTCACCGCCAGGAGGTAAGACACTTGTTAGCCCCGAGATGAACTTGGCGTCCATGAATCGATTCCCCTCCCCCAGCTCATGCGCCCGCAGATACGGCGGGTCGATTGAGATCGTTAGGTTTCGGGCAGCGGTCTGCCCGATGTTTCGCACCACGAAATCGGCGAGAGTCCAATCTGCCGCTGATTCCTCGATCAGCGCGACAAGGTACGGTCGAGCCTGATCTTCAGCGAGGTCTCGCGCTTGATTCAGCTGGCGAAGCACCAAGAAGGCGCCTAGGATTGCGGCGCCGAACGCTGCAACGGTCGCGATAGCAGCTATACCGTCCCACGCAGTCGCGGTCAGCCCAAGCCATGTATCGACAGCGAGTTTCAGCATGCCCAAACCTTATTGCAGAGTTACTCCCCGCCGGAGGCATGTGGCCCAAGGACCGCTGTGCGACCGACATGGGCGCATACGCTCGAATCGGGCAGCCAGCCGGATCGAACCGCCACCGCACGTCTCTTGCCGGCCCTGCGCCCAAGGGCGAAAGATAGCCGTTGACCGCATCGTTCCCGGCCAAGGACGACGCCGCGCTTCACGCAGTCGCCTTCGCTGACTGGAGAGACCGATGGCCTGGCGCGTTTTTTGCGCTTCCAACACATTAGAACGCATGTTCCAATGTAAGCATGGGAGCGAACGAGAGATACCCGAGCGGCCCCAACCCGGCGCCCTCAGTTCAGGCCGACAGTCTCAAGCAGGTCGAACCCGACTACGGGGACGAGTTCACCCCTCGGCCGTTCAGCCTTACGCCGGAGGAGCTGGGCCGCCTCCCAGCGACTCTGGCCACCGAACCGATCCCCGTCCTAGCCTGGGTGAGGCTTCCCGCAGTACCTGCACACATCCAGGGTCATGCGCTGGCGTGGACCCCACGCGCGGTGTACGTGGAGTGGGAACATCGCGGCCTGCACCGCGCCTGGGTCTGGGCGTCGGCTGTCGAGCGCGGTGGGCTAGCCTCCTAAGACCTGGGGGTGTTGCTCAAGTCGACACGTCAGTTTCGCAACGTGGAAGGTTTTCGGAGAAGACTGCAATGCCTGACCATCCGAAACGCCACCACGTTGTCCCGCAGTTCTATCTACGAGAATTCGCGATGTCCGAGCAGCTCACCGCCATTCAACTATCTGACGGAAGACGATTTTCCACCGTGGTCCGGAAGGCAGCGAGCAAGACCCACTTCTACCGGCTTGCACCAGACCATGATTTCGGGCCGCTCGCGCTCGAATCGGCCTTCAGCCCAGTCGAGGGTGACGCTGCTGCGATCTTCAAAAGGATCATTGCCGGCGAGTGGCCGTTGCCGTTCGACGATCGACGGCAGTTGTCGTTCTTCATCGCTTTACAGCTGCTCAGAGGGCCCCGGTTTCGAATTGCCTCAGAGGCGTCGGGGGCCAACGGTATCAACGCCGACGGCTCCGCGATGACACCAGTTGACATGCACGCGCATCAGATCGCGACGCTCGCCGAAGAATGGATGCCTCAGCTGATGGGGCGGCCATGGGATCTGGTGCGGTTCACCCATCGCTCGCTCATTACGTCCGACTCGCCGGTAAGTTCGATTCGGCCGCTCAATTACGACGCGGGACTTTGGGCCGGCGCCCCGTTTGCTGTGGCAAAAGAGGTCCTCTATCCGGTCGCTCGCAAGCTCGGCTTGAAGATGGGAAGTCTCCCATCCGACCTCGACGAGCGGCGGCTCACAGAACTGGGTGTCCTCGATCAGACGGGTCCGGGAACCTCCCACCTCGAGAAGCAGTTCAACCGGGCGACTACTGAGACCGCGACCAAACACCTCTTTCACCACCCGAGCGACGCGGCATTCGTTCCTTCAGAGTTTCCTGGTCGAACTGAGCCCCCACTCCCTTAGGTTGCGAAGTCTCGCTCGAGACTTGCACCAGCGCTGCACCACGCCCGTGCGATAAATGCAAAAAACCCCTGTTTTACCAGGGGTTTTTCGTGGCGGTACCGGTGGGATTTGAACCCACGGTGGAGTCTCCCCCACACAACTTTTCGAGAGTTGCACCTTCGGCCGCTCGGACACGGTACCGAGAGAGAGTGTAGTTGAGAGACGGGGTCTCGCGCTAATCCGTGCAATTGTCAGAGCCCGGGGGTACTCTCTCGGGGTGACAGATGACAGCACCCTCTCCCGCACCTTCACCATCGCCGCCGGCGCCGTGGCCACGACCGCCGGCCTTGGCGCCGCGGCCTCGTTCGCCTACCGGCGATTCCAGCGCAACCTGGCCGCCAGCGCTGCCGAGCTCAACGAGACCCTGCCGATCAACTCGCTCTGGTGGCGCACGCACGCCAAGGAGAAGGGTGACCTGCTCTACGTGGCCATCGGCGACAGCGCCGCGCAGGGCATCGGTGCCAGCGCGCCCAACCGCGGCTACGTCGGCATCCTGGCCGACCACATCCGTCTGGCCACCGGCCGCACCCTGCGGGTGATCAACCTCAGCGTTTCCGGCGCCACCGTCGGGCTCGCCGTGCGCGACCAGTTGCCGCGCTTCGCCAAGCTGCAGCCCGATTTCGTCACGGTTGCCATCGGCGCCAACGACATCGCCCAGTGGGATGCGGCCACCTTCGAGTCCGGCATCCGGGAGGTGTTCGCGGCCCTGCCGCCGCACGCACTCGTGGCCGACCTGCCGTGTTTCCACCTGCCGCACAACGAGCGCAAGGTTGCCGTGGCGAACCGGATCGTGCGCGAGGTGGCGGCGGAGCACGGTCTCACCGTGGCGCCGTTGCACGCGACCACCCACCGTGAGGGCTGGCGGAGCGTGTTCACTCAGGTCGCCAACGACATGTTCCACCCGAACGACCGCGGCTACCGCATCTGGGCCGACGCGTTCCTACCCGAGCTCAGCACCGTCGTGGCGCACCGGATTCCCCAGGACGCCCCGGCCTGAGTCATCGGTGTCGGTGGCCGCAGCTAGGCTCGCTGACATGGCTAAACCCGTCTCGAACTTCCGCTGCACCGAATGTGGCTGGACCACGCTGAAATGGGCGGGCCGCTGCGGCGAGTGCCAGCAGTGGGGCACCGTGGTCGAAGCCGCTGAGAAGACCGGAATCAGCCGGTCCGTCACCCCGTCTGTCGTGAGCGGCACCGGCGTGGCCCGACCGATCACCCACGTCGACACGACGGCCGTTGCGCACTGGCCCACCGGCATCAACGAGTTCGATCGGGTTCTCGGCGGCGGCATCGTGCCCGGCTCGGTGATCCTGCTCAGCGGCGAGCCCGGGGTGGGCAAGTCCACCCTGCTGCTCGAGGTGGCGTCCAAGGCGGCCGTGGC encodes the following:
- a CDS encoding IS1634 family transposase is translated as MARVDGKPKMVSERYLGSAADIAALHDGREAKSLPSKSQHLGFGDTAAVWEILNRLDVAGIIDDVVGARRSDAGASVGTYLVLAALNRVVAPTSKLGFAEWWKSTAADRFTKVPAGVLDHRRFWDAMHKVTGDQLAEIEQRLAVAMITTFDLDISALALDMTNFATYIDSANDKAPIAQRGKAKQKRTDLRLVGLGLVVTRDGGVPLVAHAYPGNRPDVTQFPLMIDLLSARHAALAAQAGRVAPAEMTVVFDAGQNSLSNFAHVTATGLSFVGSIPPSVVADLLALPASERRVVDKARFGGLSAVETRRTVYGSERRVILTHSPTLHDKQAVGFVQTLHKAHGLLTELAATLARGKTRRSTDQVTEEIRSITHDSWVRRVLNWDLTGSTPATHQLTFTVDDDARLALETEVFGKRVLVTDQDEWPIADVVAAYRSQSDAEFSFRQLKDPHVVSFSPMHHWTEHNIRVHTFTCVLALQIAHLMRRQTEQAGLHLSVRELLDQLEKIQETLMIYSSTGGRPKARRMLTTTTPTQDQLAEIFNLDQWAPKKS
- a CDS encoding recombinase family protein, which encodes MTKQRSTVRSGRVYGYARVSSTDQNLDRQRDALDGVDVLVEEKVSGKNRDDREKLRTLMAFAQPGDTIRVKSIDRLARNTRDLLAIIDEMLGKEVAVDFVDTPQLSVSTKEGRAMITIFAAFAELERESIRERQLEGIALAKAAGKYEKSPKLSPEQISLARECVNSGVAKSRVARDLSVSRQTLHSALSGVGKYAQLVGGIAP
- a CDS encoding DUF4238 domain-containing protein; translated protein: MPDHPKRHHVVPQFYLREFAMSEQLTAIQLSDGRRFSTVVRKAASKTHFYRLAPDHDFGPLALESAFSPVEGDAAAIFKRIIAGEWPLPFDDRRQLSFFIALQLLRGPRFRIASEASGANGINADGSAMTPVDMHAHQIATLAEEWMPQLMGRPWDLVRFTHRSLITSDSPVSSIRPLNYDAGLWAGAPFAVAKEVLYPVARKLGLKMGSLPSDLDERRLTELGVLDQTGPGTSHLEKQFNRATTETATKHLFHHPSDAAFVPSEFPGRTEPPLP
- a CDS encoding SGNH/GDSL hydrolase family protein, which gives rise to MTDDSTLSRTFTIAAGAVATTAGLGAAASFAYRRFQRNLAASAAELNETLPINSLWWRTHAKEKGDLLYVAIGDSAAQGIGASAPNRGYVGILADHIRLATGRTLRVINLSVSGATVGLAVRDQLPRFAKLQPDFVTVAIGANDIAQWDAATFESGIREVFAALPPHALVADLPCFHLPHNERKVAVANRIVREVAAEHGLTVAPLHATTHREGWRSVFTQVANDMFHPNDRGYRIWADAFLPELSTVVAHRIPQDAPA